In Chitinophagales bacterium, the sequence GTCACCAAAATCCCACTCCCAGTTGTTAATTGTTCCATAACTGGATTGGGTTAAATCTTCAAATTCGGCCGCTTCATTTCTACAGATATCCACAAAAGAAAAATCGGTAGTAAATATGGGATAAATTCTAACCACAACATCTGTAGTGTCTGCACAAGGAAATCCCTGATTTACTATTAGCCTGACTATATAAGCCCCTGTATCTGGATAAGTATAAGAGGGTTCGAAATCTGAAGATTGATCCTGAGTGGTTCCAGAAACACCAAAATCCCAGTCGTATGTGGTGCCGTTACTGCTGTTGTTGATGAAATTCACAGTAAAGTCCTGACATTCGTAGACAAAAACTCCCTCTGTACCTAGAGAAGCAACAGGATCATTATCAATAGTGGGAACAGAGGCTTCCACATTTGAAGTGCAATCGGTTACATTAAACTGAAAATCTCTTCTTGTTTCACCTATTAATGTGCCATTCCTATATTCTTTAGCACAAACTCCAACAACATATTGCCCAATGGAAGTTGGAGTACCGGTAAGAATTCCTGTATTAGGATCAATACTAAGTGGTGGTGCAGCTATAAGTGGTGCGGCAGCTGAAAATCCAGCGCTGTATTGAACATTGTTATAAGGAGGTCCCGGAGGACTGGGTCGTGGATCAACTTGGCTGCCCCCATCAATAGGCGCACAAAGTTCATAAACAATATTATCTCCATCCGGATCTGTAGCCGAATGGTCAAAAACCAGCGGATCATTAGCACAGATAGCTATTGGAGGAAATTCGTTGAATCTAGGGCTGCTATTGCAGGTAACTAAATTTGATGGTGGAATATCAATTGAAAATGTAGCCCCCTGATCGCTGGGCTGATTCAAGTTTACAATAGTTTGATTGCGACAACATCTTTGATAGACCAACTTATAGCCGGTATTACTGTTGGGTAGATTGATAATAAACTCGTAGGTACCTTCTTCAACACAAACATCGGGGGGGGCTTGCAGACAAGGATTATTAATTATAGCCGGTATTTTTGTCGTATCGTCCAGAAAAATATATTCGGTGGAAATGTGATTGCTGCCTTCATAAACTCCAATAAAAGCAGGATCGTCAAAATCTGCAACATTCGGCCCTAACGCATTACAATCTTTATAAACATTTAAAGTGAAGCGGTATTGATTGTTCCCCAGGCAATCGTAATAAAAATCCCCCCCCACCAAATGGCTTGCCTTTCCTACCTGAAAAAGGATTAAAACTTGAAATAAAAGCAGGTATATGAAATATTTCATAAATCAAGCATTGTGAAGCTCTGAATGTACTCAACTAATTTAGCGGAATTTTCTATCATAGATAAATGCCCGGTATTTGCAAGTATTTGAACATCAGAAATTGGAGCCAAGTAAGTTTGTGATATACTTTTTTCCAACTCAATTAAGCGGTCATCCTCACCAATAATGAATTGAAGCGGAATAGCACTGTTTGCAAGTGTAAGTCTGTGGTCTTTTCTCATAATCATAGCGAGATTTGATTGAACAATAGTTTCTGTTTTAAGGTCGGAAATGATTTCATTGAATTTGTGCTCATGATCAGATAATCGATTTGCTGGGGCAAAAAGTTTTTTATACAACTCTTTAACAAATAAATGATGCCCGTGTTTTTCAATTAGTCTATTTGCCTTTTTTCTTTCTGCTATTTTTTCAGAATCATCAGCATAGGGGTGAGCGTGAACAATAATCCCTTTTTTTATACTCCGATTTTTTCTTGATAGTAATTCACACAAAACGTATCCGCCCATAGAATGCCCTGCAATACATATATTGCTGTGTGCTTCATTCGAAATGATGGCTTCAATCGCATCGGCAAATAATTCAACTGTAAGGCTTTCATTTGGGAGCGGTGATTTGTCATACCCGGGTAAATCCGGAAGAACTAATGTAAAATTTTCGCTCAATTGAACAAGTGGTTCATTCCATATTCTACTATCTGCACAGAAGCCATGAATTAAATAAAGCAGAGGTCCTTTTCCCAAAATTTTATAAAAAACATCATCTCCATTGTTATAAGTTGTTTTATGTATCATTTGACCGCCTTATTATTCTTATTTTAGCCCGAATAAACTATATACAATGAGGCTTTTACTTTTTGGATTAATTATTTTTATATTTTCAATATTCAGCACAGCTCAAGTCACTACATTTCCTGAAAATGGTGCCCCTGACCAAAGACCTGAATATTATGCGGTGAAAGCATCTAATATACAAATTGCACCCGACAGAAAAGTTGAAGATGCCTGGCTCTTGTTCAGAAAGGGGAAAGTCGAAAAAATTGTAAGCGGTTCAGATTTACCTAAAGCTGCTGTGCAAATTGATCTTGGAGAATATTTTATTTACCCTTCATTTATTGATGCATATAGTAATTATGGTTTGCCAGAGCCTGAAAAGAAAAAAGGGGAATGGAAAGGGCCGCAATTTGTTTCTGAAAAAGACGGTGCTTTCGCCTGGAATGAAGCGCTTAAACCAGAAACAGCAGCAGATGATTTATTTAAATACAAAGGTAAGGAGGCTGAAAAATACAGGAAAGCGGGGTTTGGAACTGCCATCAGTCATGTGCATGATGGAATAGCCCGAGGCACAGGTTCAGCAGTTTTATTGTCAGAAGATCAGGAGCACAATTTAATTTTAAAAGAGAAAGCTGCCGCGTTTTATTCTTTTAGTAAAGGCACGTCTCCCCAAGATTATCCCGGTTCGTTAATGGGGAGTATTGCGCTTTTGCGCCAGACCTATCTCGATGGGCAATGGTATGCCGCGCGAAAGAATGATGAAGTTAATTTATCATTGCGGGCATGGAATGAAAATCTAAAATTGCCTGCTGTGTTTGAGGCAGGTGATGTATTAAATGTTTTGCGAGCAGATAAAGTTGGAGATGAATTTGGTGTTCAATATATCATAAAGGAAGATGGCACAGCCTATCAGAAATTAGACGAAATTAAAGCAAGTGGTGCTTCACTAATTGTTCCGCTTGATTTTCCAGAGCCTTATGATGTTTCAGACCCATTTGATGCAATAAATGTCAGTTTACAGGAAATGAAGCATTGGGAACTGGCTCCTTCAAACGCAAAATTTCTCGATGAAAAAGGAATCCCTTTTGTATTTACTGCTGAAGGATTGAAAGATAAAAATGAGTTTTTGCAAAGGGTTAAAAAGGCTGTAAAAGCAGGTTTGTCAGAAACTGCAGCATTAAAAGCAATGACTACATTGCCTGCCGAGTTGTTTGGAATAGATCAAAAGACAGGTACTTTAGAAACCGGAAAGCTTGCCAATTTTATTGTGACAGATAAGCCACTCTTCCATAAAGATTCCAGGATCATTCAAAATTGGGTAAATGGCAAGCAATACATCATTGAAGAAGCAAATGAAGCAATACAATTTGGCAAATATCAGCTCAATATTGATGAGGATATAGAATATACGCTTAAAATATCAGGCACTCCATTTAAGATAAAAGCAAAATTGCAGATAGATGACAGTACTAAAGCGGATGTAAAAGTAACACTGAGTAAATCGCTTATAAGTCTTGAATTTTCAGATGAGGAGCGCTATCAGTTGAGCGGCTCAATTTCCGGAGAAAAATGGAAGGGAAAAGGGCAATTTGCCAATGGGGAATGGTTTAATTGGGAAGCAGTGAAAACTGACTCACTCAGTAAAGAAGATAAAGAAGAAGAGAAACCGGAAAGCGAAATATTTACTACTGAAAAAATTTATTACCCATTTTTGGCCTATGGTTCCAATGAGCAACCTGAAACAGAAGAATTAATCGTAAAAAATGCTACTGTCTGGACCAATGAGTCCGATGGGATTCTTGAAAATGCTGATGTGTGGATCAAGAAAGGTAAAATCGAAAAAGTTGGAAGCAATTTAGCTGCGAATGGAATAAAAACCATTGATGCCAATGGAAAACATTTAACAAGTGGAATTATTGATGAACACTCGCATATCGCCATCAGTAAAGGTGTAAATGAATGGACACAAGCCAGCTCTGCAGAAGTTAGAATTGGCGATGTAGTCAATTCAGAAGATGTGAATATTTACAGGCAACTGTCTGGCGGGGTGACTGCTGCCCAATTGCTTCACGGATCGGCCAACCCGATTGGTGGGCAATCTGCTTTGATCAAAATGCGCTGGGGCAAAAATCCTGAAGCAATGAAAATAGAGGGAGCCGATGGATTTATAAAATTTGCACTGGGTGAAAATGTAAAACAATCGAACTGGGGCGAAAAAAATACAGTGCGTTTTCCGCAGACGAGGATGGGGGTTGAGCAGGTTTTTGTCGATTATTTTTCGCGGGCAAAAGCTTATGAGCAAAAACAAAAGGAGTATCAAAATTTATCAAATAAAGAAAGGCGAAATACCGAAGCCCCCAGAAAAGACCTCGATTTAGAAGCTGTGTTGGAGGTTGTTAATGGGGAGCGATTTGTGACCTGTCATTCCTATGTGCAATCAGAAATAAATATGCTGATGAAAGTAGCTGAAGATTTTGGTTTCAGGATCAACACATTTACCCATGTGCTGGAAGGCTATAAAATTGCCGATAAGCTGAAAGCCCATGGTGCAGCAGCTTCTACTTTTTCCGATTGGTGGGCCTATAAATATGAAGTAATAGATGCAATTCCGCAAAATGCCAGTATTTTAAATGAACAAGGAGTATTGACATCAATCAATTCTGATGATGCAGAAATGGGACGCAGGTTGAACCAGGAAGCTGCAAAATCAATAAAATACGGAGGAATGAGTAGAGAAGATACCTGGAAAATGATCACCTTGAATCCAGCGAAAATGCTGCATTTAGATCACAGAATGGGCAGCATAAAAGCTGGAAAAGATGCCGATTTGGTATTGTGGTCGGGCGATCCGCTTTCGATATACAGCAAGGTAGAAAAAACAATTATCGATGGCATTTGCTACTATGATTTTGAAACCGATAAAGAAAAACGCGAAGCTATAAAGCAGGAACGTGCCCGTCTTATTCAAAAAATGCTGGATGAAAAGTCCAATGGCAAAAAGACACAAAAGCCGGTTAAAAAAGAAGATAAAATTTATCATTGCCTCAGTATTGATGAGTTTGAAACACATGACCATTGAGCATTGTGAATGAAATTGAAACACTAAGACAAAAACATATGGATAGATTTACAATAATAATTTCAATACTTTTCTTATCATTTATTTGCCAGGCTCAAAGCGGCAGTGTAAATGCCATAGCTTTTAATGGAGGAACAGCGCATCTGGGTAATGGAGAAAAAATTGAAGATGCTCAAATCGTTATTCACAGGGGAAGTATATTGTTTGTAGGCAAAAATGGCAGTTTTGATGTAGAGCGGGAGAACAAACTGAACGATTCTTTTTTTGCAGAAACAATCAACACAGAAGGCAAGCACATTTACCCGGGATTTATAGGACTGAATACAATTGCCGGCTTGAATGAAATTGATGCGCTGCGACAAACCCGTGATTATAATGAGGTGGGTTCGCTCAACCCACATGTTCGATCTTGTATTGCTTATAATACCGATAGTGAAATTCTCCCCACACTTTCCGCTAATGGTATTTTGAGTGTTGAAGCAAGTCCCCGTGGTGGAAGAATTTCAGGCAAATCATCTTTAATGCGTACAAAGGCCTGGAATTGGGAAGATGCTTTGATAGCAGAAGATATAGGCATTCATATGAACTGGCCAAATCAGTTCAATCAAAAAGGTTGGTGGGCCAATCCTGGAGGAATTGAAGCCAATGAGAAGTATGATGAACAGGTAAATGAAATTTATAAATATTTTAAGGAAGCCCGGGCCTATGTCCAGTTAAAGCAACCTGAAACTGAAAACCTGAGATTTGAAGCTATGCGTCCGCTTTTCGAGGGTGAACATAAATTGTTTGTACATGTTAATTCGGCACGAACAATTCTTGAAGTATTAGAATTTAAAAAAGAATTTAAATTAAATTTGGTTTTAGTAGAAGCAAAAGAAGCCTGGCGCATCGCTGATCTGATAGCAGAAAGTGCGACCCCCGTTGTTTTGGGCAATCTTCACAGTTTGCCCGAATACAGGTCAGATGATGTGGACCAGGTTTATCGCAATGCAACAATTTTGCAGGATGCCGGAGTGTTTTTTGCACTTTCGCTTGCGGGGAGCTGGGAGGTGAGAAACCTACCATTTATTGCTGGCACTGCGGTGGCCTATGGTTTGGATTATGAATCGGCAATTGCAGCAATAAGTGGAAATGCAGCAAAAATATCTGGTGTGGATAATCTCGGTATTCTTGCACAGGGCAACAGGGCAACTTTGCTAATCAGTAATGGAGATGTACTGGAAATGAAGGAGAGTACTATTGAAATGGCATTTATTGATGGTGAAAAAATTGATTTGGAAAACAGGCATACCGCTTTATCAAAAAAATTCAGGACTAAGTATAAAAAATAACTATGATCATTAAATTAGAATCTGCATTCAAAAAAATAGAGCGGCAACGCAAAAGATTAATAGAAGAACTCAATCAATACAATAAATCACAATTGGATTTCCACCCTAAGGCAGGTTCCTGGAATATGAAGCAGGTTTGTCTGCACTTGATTGTAGCAGAAGAAAATTCATTGGCATATATGCGCAAAAAAATCAATGCGCTGGAGGAATTGGACAATGCCGGTTTATGGTCCAAGTTGCGTTTGGCATTTTTAAATTCTGTGGTTTCTACAAAAATCAAATTCAAGGCCCCAAAAATTGTTCAGCTAAAAGAAGGTGATGCCGATAATTTAGATTATGAGCAACTCAAAGAGCGTTGGGACAAGGTAAGGAGGGAACTGCATAATTTTGCGGATAAATTAGACCACAAGGCTTCTGAAAAGTTGTTGTTCAAACATCCATTTGCCGGCAGGTTTAATATTTATCAGCTTTTTTCATTTGTTGAGAAACATGTACAGCACCATTTTTACCAGATAGATAGAATCAAAAACAGCCCCGGTTTTCCTCAAAAATAGTTTTTGTTTTTTGTTGATATATTTATAAAAATCACTATTTTTAGCCAAACAAAATTTCAAAAAATATGAGAAAATTAGTCCTGTTAATTGGTGTAGTTATATTTTCAGTAGCCAGTATGTTTGCCCAAAAAGTAACGAAAAAGTAGAGGTAGATTACAATGGCAGTTGGTATGAAGCCACAATTTTAAAAGTAGATGAAGCCAAACAGCAATACTACATTACTTACGATGGCTGGGATGATTCCTGGGATGAGTGAGTTGGAATAGAACGCATTAAAGGCTTTGAG encodes:
- a CDS encoding alpha/beta hydrolase, coding for MIHKTTYNNGDDVFYKILGKGPLLYLIHGFCADSRIWNEPLVQLSENFTLVLPDLPGYDKSPLPNESLTVELFADAIEAIISNEAHSNICIAGHSMGGYVLCELLSRKNRSIKKGIIVHAHPYADDSEKIAERKKANRLIEKHGHHLFVKELYKKLFAPANRLSDHEHKFNEIISDLKTETIVQSNLAMIMRKDHRLTLANSAIPLQFIIGEDDRLIELEKSISQTYLAPISDVQILANTGHLSMIENSAKLVEYIQSFTMLDL
- a CDS encoding amidohydrolase family protein — encoded protein: MRLLLFGLIIFIFSIFSTAQVTTFPENGAPDQRPEYYAVKASNIQIAPDRKVEDAWLLFRKGKVEKIVSGSDLPKAAVQIDLGEYFIYPSFIDAYSNYGLPEPEKKKGEWKGPQFVSEKDGAFAWNEALKPETAADDLFKYKGKEAEKYRKAGFGTAISHVHDGIARGTGSAVLLSEDQEHNLILKEKAAAFYSFSKGTSPQDYPGSLMGSIALLRQTYLDGQWYAARKNDEVNLSLRAWNENLKLPAVFEAGDVLNVLRADKVGDEFGVQYIIKEDGTAYQKLDEIKASGASLIVPLDFPEPYDVSDPFDAINVSLQEMKHWELAPSNAKFLDEKGIPFVFTAEGLKDKNEFLQRVKKAVKAGLSETAALKAMTTLPAELFGIDQKTGTLETGKLANFIVTDKPLFHKDSRIIQNWVNGKQYIIEEANEAIQFGKYQLNIDEDIEYTLKISGTPFKIKAKLQIDDSTKADVKVTLSKSLISLEFSDEERYQLSGSISGEKWKGKGQFANGEWFNWEAVKTDSLSKEDKEEEKPESEIFTTEKIYYPFLAYGSNEQPETEELIVKNATVWTNESDGILENADVWIKKGKIEKVGSNLAANGIKTIDANGKHLTSGIIDEHSHIAISKGVNEWTQASSAEVRIGDVVNSEDVNIYRQLSGGVTAAQLLHGSANPIGGQSALIKMRWGKNPEAMKIEGADGFIKFALGENVKQSNWGEKNTVRFPQTRMGVEQVFVDYFSRAKAYEQKQKEYQNLSNKERRNTEAPRKDLDLEAVLEVVNGERFVTCHSYVQSEINMLMKVAEDFGFRINTFTHVLEGYKIADKLKAHGAAASTFSDWWAYKYEVIDAIPQNASILNEQGVLTSINSDDAEMGRRLNQEAAKSIKYGGMSREDTWKMITLNPAKMLHLDHRMGSIKAGKDADLVLWSGDPLSIYSKVEKTIIDGICYYDFETDKEKREAIKQERARLIQKMLDEKSNGKKTQKPVKKEDKIYHCLSIDEFETHDH
- a CDS encoding amidohydrolase; the encoded protein is MDRFTIIISILFLSFICQAQSGSVNAIAFNGGTAHLGNGEKIEDAQIVIHRGSILFVGKNGSFDVERENKLNDSFFAETINTEGKHIYPGFIGLNTIAGLNEIDALRQTRDYNEVGSLNPHVRSCIAYNTDSEILPTLSANGILSVEASPRGGRISGKSSLMRTKAWNWEDALIAEDIGIHMNWPNQFNQKGWWANPGGIEANEKYDEQVNEIYKYFKEARAYVQLKQPETENLRFEAMRPLFEGEHKLFVHVNSARTILEVLEFKKEFKLNLVLVEAKEAWRIADLIAESATPVVLGNLHSLPEYRSDDVDQVYRNATILQDAGVFFALSLAGSWEVRNLPFIAGTAVAYGLDYESAIAAISGNAAKISGVDNLGILAQGNRATLLISNGDVLEMKESTIEMAFIDGEKIDLENRHTALSKKFRTKYKK
- a CDS encoding DinB family protein — encoded protein: MIIKLESAFKKIERQRKRLIEELNQYNKSQLDFHPKAGSWNMKQVCLHLIVAEENSLAYMRKKINALEELDNAGLWSKLRLAFLNSVVSTKIKFKAPKIVQLKEGDADNLDYEQLKERWDKVRRELHNFADKLDHKASEKLLFKHPFAGRFNIYQLFSFVEKHVQHHFYQIDRIKNSPGFPQK